The following are from one region of the Marinomonas sp. CT5 genome:
- a CDS encoding TRAP transporter large permease — protein MEFLYVGVALLLALALGIPIYIVLGLLAAVMFYIEGTPLMALAQIYVDHLNSITLLAIPFFIISATFMQRGGIAQALVDWANAWVGRFTGGLGIVCVTATTIFAAISGSSVATAVAMGLIMVPAMLNQKYDRSFAVGLVGASGTLGILIPPSLAFIVFAIIAEESVPRLFLAGVIPGLIQAALFITYSIWIAKRRNYPRQPPLPKDEFVAVNIRALPAIAVPVVILGGIYSGIVTVSESAGIAALVSIVVSVFVYKGCGMKDIIPIIGDSMKSTISIVMIIITALAFGHWLTKSGAPQNLADWVISLNLATWQFLIVINILFLVLGTFLEVFAIMLITLPILLPLLAPMGIDPIHFAVLMVINMELALLTPPIGLNIFVLSSITKTPVAETIKGVLPFMVILLILLIAVTYIPSLSLWLPTLVYG, from the coding sequence ATGGAATTTTTGTACGTAGGTGTGGCCCTTCTATTGGCTCTCGCACTAGGTATCCCTATCTATATCGTCTTGGGGCTACTCGCCGCAGTGATGTTCTACATAGAAGGCACGCCTCTGATGGCTCTCGCCCAAATATATGTGGACCATCTCAATTCAATAACACTGCTAGCGATCCCGTTTTTCATAATATCCGCTACATTCATGCAGCGGGGAGGGATCGCACAAGCACTGGTAGACTGGGCAAATGCCTGGGTTGGGCGCTTCACCGGAGGCCTTGGTATCGTTTGTGTCACGGCAACAACGATCTTTGCTGCAATCTCTGGGTCATCCGTCGCCACAGCGGTAGCGATGGGATTAATCATGGTTCCGGCCATGCTGAATCAAAAGTACGACCGCTCCTTTGCTGTAGGACTGGTCGGTGCATCCGGTACGTTAGGTATTCTGATTCCACCAAGCTTAGCTTTTATAGTCTTCGCGATTATTGCCGAGGAATCAGTACCACGACTATTCCTTGCCGGTGTCATTCCAGGTTTGATTCAAGCAGCCTTGTTTATTACATACTCGATATGGATTGCGAAGCGGCGCAATTACCCTCGCCAACCACCACTGCCGAAAGATGAATTTGTCGCTGTTAATATTCGAGCGCTTCCCGCTATTGCTGTGCCTGTCGTCATACTCGGGGGAATCTACAGCGGTATCGTGACCGTTTCCGAATCTGCTGGCATTGCAGCGCTGGTTTCTATCGTTGTAAGCGTATTCGTTTACAAAGGCTGCGGAATGAAGGACATCATTCCGATTATTGGGGATTCGATGAAATCCACAATATCCATTGTCATGATCATTATCACAGCTCTAGCCTTTGGGCATTGGTTAACGAAATCAGGTGCTCCTCAGAATCTAGCAGACTGGGTAATCAGCCTGAATTTAGCAACCTGGCAGTTCTTAATAGTCATCAATATTCTATTTTTGGTGTTGGGCACATTCCTAGAAGTGTTTGCGATCATGTTGATCACCTTACCAATACTGCTTCCACTTTTGGCACCGATGGGAATCGACCCAATTCATTTTGCAGTGCTGATGGTTATCAACATGGAACTTGCGCTATTAACACCACCAATCGGGCTAAATATTTTTGTCCTCAGTTCGATCACCAAAACGCCAGTTGCAGAGACCATAAAAGGCGTACTGCCATTCATGGTAATTCTGCTTATTCTCCTAATCGCAGTGACTTATATACCTAGTTTGTCGCTTTGGTTGCCAACATTAGTTTACGGGTAG
- a CDS encoding AI-2E family transporter, protein MGSDYSHYMRRLLATIGIIAIALSIFLLLWHLAYVLVILFGGALFGVFLVGLASPLQVVLPLPRWSLVVLVATVLGGLLTFACYVAGPAIADQMVQLSEQLNGGLNQLQTYLKQQTWGEHLLNWAREQWQQAPLSPGKLMGQVTGAFSSIFGAFADLFVMLFIGFYLALHPKPYIQGFLFLFPREKRDRLNEVMSAVYHALKWWLIGRATSMAAVGVLTAVGLWVLDMPLIMALAVMAGLLSFVPFIGPIAAAIPAILVGLIEGPTQALYVVMVYFIVQLLESNILTPYVQKKAVSLPPAVMLSGQMLMGAVFGLQGLALSTPMLVSLIVIVQMLYVCDVLGEKIRPLGQ, encoded by the coding sequence ATGGGATCTGATTATAGCCATTACATGCGTCGATTATTGGCGACCATAGGCATCATTGCCATCGCGCTGAGTATTTTTTTATTGTTATGGCATTTGGCCTACGTGCTGGTAATACTGTTTGGTGGCGCGTTATTTGGCGTGTTTTTGGTCGGGCTGGCCAGTCCGCTACAAGTTGTTTTACCTCTGCCTCGTTGGAGCTTGGTAGTGCTGGTGGCAACCGTATTGGGTGGTTTGTTAACCTTCGCCTGTTATGTCGCAGGCCCTGCGATTGCCGATCAAATGGTGCAATTAAGCGAGCAGTTGAACGGTGGTTTAAACCAGTTACAAACTTACCTCAAGCAGCAAACTTGGGGAGAGCACTTGCTAAATTGGGCAAGAGAGCAATGGCAGCAAGCGCCGTTGTCTCCAGGAAAGTTAATGGGTCAAGTGACTGGCGCGTTTTCCTCCATCTTTGGGGCCTTTGCTGATCTCTTTGTGATGCTGTTTATTGGCTTTTATTTGGCACTTCATCCAAAGCCTTATATTCAAGGCTTTTTGTTCCTCTTTCCACGAGAAAAGCGCGACCGCCTCAACGAGGTTATGTCGGCTGTTTATCACGCACTAAAATGGTGGTTGATTGGACGAGCGACCTCCATGGCGGCGGTTGGTGTCTTAACGGCGGTTGGTCTTTGGGTACTGGATATGCCGCTGATCATGGCGCTTGCCGTGATGGCAGGTTTGCTATCGTTCGTGCCTTTCATCGGTCCCATAGCCGCTGCTATTCCGGCAATTTTGGTGGGGTTGATTGAAGGCCCAACCCAAGCGCTTTATGTGGTGATGGTGTACTTCATCGTACAGTTGTTGGAAAGTAATATCTTAACACCCTACGTGCAAAAAAAAGCCGTTTCACTCCCGCCTGCCGTCATGTTAAGCGGCCAAATGTTAATGGGCGCTGTCTTCGGTTTGCAGGGCTTGGCGCTCTCTACTCCCATGTTGGTATCCCTGATTGTTATCGTGCAAATGCTGTATGTGTGCGACGTATTGGGTGAAAAGATTCGTCCTTTGGGTCAATGA
- the dctP gene encoding TRAP transporter substrate-binding protein DctP — MKRFFTGLISTCTLAVFTPLVFAADYQLDISLDTAPTHVRNVAMVKFANELSKRSNGQLEVRVFHAAAQYKGANVPTALAQGAIDMGAPMHQHFSKIIPEAGTVLLPMFYGASPEKIHAVWDGPAGDELNRLIEKKLRVKVIGRWFDLGYGTVFTTNKRLEKPEDMDGMKIRVPGGAANVQRYKTFGANPVSIPLSDLPQALQRGTVDGIWSTQETVRSAKLWESGIRYGFEDRQAYLQYVPMISLRSWNKYPTEIQNLITLTWNDMIDEVRYVATEHQLEARHIGARNGIETVDPTPESLENMRQRLLLGQPEVVEELGISKDFVAMVSAELDKLN; from the coding sequence ATGAAACGCTTTTTCACTGGGCTAATCTCAACCTGCACTTTAGCCGTGTTCACCCCCCTAGTGTTTGCTGCAGACTACCAACTAGATATTTCGTTGGACACCGCTCCTACCCATGTGCGAAATGTAGCGATGGTTAAATTTGCAAATGAGTTAAGCAAGCGCTCCAACGGTCAGCTTGAAGTGCGTGTATTCCACGCAGCGGCTCAATACAAAGGTGCAAACGTGCCGACAGCGCTTGCGCAAGGCGCTATCGATATGGGTGCTCCCATGCATCAACACTTCTCTAAAATCATCCCTGAAGCCGGTACTGTCCTGTTACCTATGTTCTATGGCGCCAGTCCAGAGAAAATTCACGCCGTTTGGGACGGTCCAGCTGGTGATGAGTTAAATCGTCTTATCGAGAAAAAGCTTCGCGTTAAAGTAATTGGGCGCTGGTTCGACCTAGGATATGGAACGGTATTCACAACCAATAAGCGGTTAGAGAAACCAGAAGATATGGATGGTATGAAAATACGTGTTCCTGGCGGCGCAGCGAACGTTCAGCGCTATAAAACGTTCGGCGCTAATCCTGTATCAATTCCGCTTTCTGATCTCCCTCAGGCTCTCCAACGAGGAACAGTCGATGGCATCTGGTCCACACAGGAAACGGTACGTTCTGCAAAGCTCTGGGAGAGTGGTATTCGCTACGGATTCGAAGACCGCCAGGCTTATCTGCAATACGTGCCAATGATTAGCCTAAGATCTTGGAACAAATATCCGACAGAAATTCAGAACCTTATTACTCTTACTTGGAACGACATGATTGACGAGGTTCGCTATGTCGCTACCGAGCACCAATTGGAAGCTCGTCATATTGGTGCAAGAAATGGCATAGAGACTGTCGATCCAACCCCTGAAAGCCTAGAAAATATGCGCCAACGCCTTCTCCTCGGCCAGCCTGAAGTGGTTGAAGAACTCGGAATCTCAAAAGATTTCGTTGCAATGGTCTCGGCTGAGCTCGATAAGCTCAACTGA
- a CDS encoding LysR family transcriptional regulator, with protein sequence MLRSKDIALLNDFVVLCEVGNMTRAAKELNTTQSAVTQRMQRLESALNTSLMKRHSRGIEPTEQGKILLSYISRLNLLVDDAIAEIAAWEGSPVGAVSIGLPPSVSAVLTTPLIFAVKNSLPGIELTVAEAFSGYLEGWLETGEIDFAFVFNRTSTPQIEVTHLLCEELYLICNSELNSKLPDELEVKDLERIPLIAPSRRHGLRTEVQKEANKQGIDLNIVLEIDAGHQLIRQIELGLGAAILARSSVMPELTTGTLFNKRIVKPSFTRTVSLAVRRQKAESYLLKRVEEVLLKVVTELIQTDKWPADIYDQSTR encoded by the coding sequence TTGTTGAGATCCAAGGATATCGCGTTACTAAATGATTTCGTAGTTCTCTGTGAAGTAGGCAACATGACTCGGGCTGCCAAAGAATTGAACACGACCCAATCAGCGGTGACTCAAAGAATGCAAAGACTTGAGTCCGCATTGAATACATCGTTGATGAAAAGGCATTCGAGAGGAATAGAACCCACAGAGCAGGGTAAGATACTGCTGAGTTATATTTCTCGGCTGAATCTACTAGTTGACGATGCAATAGCTGAAATTGCTGCTTGGGAAGGATCCCCTGTCGGAGCCGTTTCGATAGGTCTTCCTCCATCCGTGTCAGCAGTTCTTACGACGCCTCTAATATTTGCAGTGAAGAATTCTCTACCAGGCATAGAGCTGACGGTAGCCGAGGCATTTTCCGGTTACCTCGAGGGATGGTTAGAGACTGGCGAGATAGACTTTGCTTTTGTGTTTAATCGAACCTCTACTCCGCAAATTGAAGTCACTCACCTGCTTTGTGAAGAGCTTTATCTAATTTGCAACTCAGAGTTGAATAGCAAACTCCCTGACGAGTTGGAGGTCAAAGATCTAGAGCGTATTCCACTCATTGCTCCAAGTCGGCGGCATGGCCTTAGAACAGAAGTACAAAAGGAAGCAAACAAACAAGGAATCGATCTAAATATCGTGCTTGAGATCGATGCAGGGCACCAGTTGATAAGGCAAATTGAGTTAGGTTTAGGTGCCGCAATTTTGGCAAGGTCGTCCGTTATGCCTGAACTTACCACAGGAACCCTATTTAATAAGCGTATTGTGAAGCCTTCGTTTACACGTACGGTATCCTTGGCTGTTCGACGGCAAAAAGCGGAGTCTTATCTACTTAAGCGGGTTGAAGAGGTGCTTCTTAAAGTCGTTACGGAACTGATTCAGACGGATAAATGGCCGGCTGATATATATGATCAATCAACCAGATAA
- a CDS encoding alpha/beta fold hydrolase translates to MYSEKQNQISISEIGSFFSGGRIITLEGQPTREVQVARNAKPRFVDLNGDYVTGQAYVQFTRQAKPVFDSPLMFWHGGAMTGVTWETTPDGRPGWQMYFLRKGFDTYVCDAVERGRAGWSPYPEIYDTSPIFRTRNEAWSLFRFGPASSCKDENRLAASFPELKFPIEQLDYFCSQFVPRWTDHGAITLDAYYAAVEKIGPVWLVAHSQGGNFALEAAAKHPELFRGVVVIEPASAPADIGNAAQVPHLFVWGDYIGGSETWKGYRAQVDAYVAQLQDLGGNVEVIDLPALGIVGNSHVPMMDSNSDQVADQVFDWIKRNDNESGEN, encoded by the coding sequence ATGTATTCAGAAAAGCAAAATCAGATAAGTATCTCCGAGATCGGAAGTTTTTTCTCAGGTGGACGCATAATTACCTTGGAAGGACAACCGACCCGTGAAGTTCAGGTTGCTCGTAATGCCAAGCCTCGATTCGTAGACCTTAACGGCGACTACGTCACAGGTCAGGCCTACGTACAATTCACACGTCAAGCCAAACCAGTATTCGACAGTCCATTAATGTTTTGGCACGGTGGAGCCATGACGGGTGTCACTTGGGAAACGACCCCTGATGGGCGACCCGGATGGCAAATGTACTTCTTACGCAAAGGCTTCGATACCTATGTTTGTGACGCGGTAGAGCGTGGCCGTGCTGGCTGGTCACCCTATCCAGAGATCTACGATACATCACCGATTTTCCGCACACGTAACGAAGCTTGGAGTTTGTTTCGATTCGGTCCAGCATCGAGTTGCAAAGATGAAAATCGCCTAGCAGCTAGTTTTCCAGAGCTGAAGTTCCCGATTGAACAGCTAGATTACTTCTGCTCACAATTCGTCCCTCGCTGGACTGACCATGGCGCGATAACACTCGATGCCTACTATGCTGCGGTGGAAAAAATTGGTCCCGTTTGGTTGGTGGCACACAGCCAAGGAGGAAACTTTGCCTTAGAAGCGGCTGCAAAGCACCCTGAGCTATTTCGTGGTGTGGTCGTAATTGAGCCAGCTTCTGCTCCTGCTGATATCGGAAATGCAGCACAAGTGCCGCATCTATTTGTGTGGGGCGATTACATAGGTGGTTCTGAAACATGGAAGGGATATAGAGCTCAGGTGGATGCCTATGTTGCTCAGTTGCAGGATCTCGGCGGCAACGTAGAGGTAATCGATCTTCCAGCGCTGGGAATAGTGGGTAACTCTCACGTACCAATGATGGACTCGAACTCAGATCAGGTTGCTGACCAAGTTTTCGATTGGATTAAGCGAAATGACAATGAGTCAGGTGAAAATTAA
- a CDS encoding helix-turn-helix domain-containing protein: protein MHSKALQKSKLIMDTINASESGALSLENIHILTQIPKPTVKRLLDDLQDLGVVYRKLKDKQYVVLYSRGQDDNDKYLLARELSPILTQLHKETSMYSDIVYLHRGAPVILESNFSYSNIRSAAERIMDIRFSPLLSAAGRALYSENNIYHRSQQGYSGLNFEQLAAEKACGIYQRIPGSWEHPFPPPFPLAAIALPIRFKQKTVAAINLYWSTQLPPSSQIPPFKLTALHNARNTLEKMLQQESVCRKTLPQLLQQEW, encoded by the coding sequence ATGCACTCTAAAGCCCTGCAGAAATCAAAGCTGATTATGGACACCATAAATGCCAGTGAAAGCGGAGCTCTTAGCTTGGAAAATATTCATATTTTGACACAGATACCTAAGCCAACTGTAAAAAGGTTGCTGGATGATCTGCAGGATCTGGGCGTGGTTTACCGCAAGCTGAAGGATAAACAGTATGTTGTTTTGTATAGCCGAGGCCAGGATGATAATGATAAATACCTACTGGCCAGAGAGTTATCCCCTATCCTGACTCAGCTCCATAAAGAAACAAGCATGTACTCTGATATTGTCTATCTTCACAGGGGGGCACCGGTTATATTGGAAAGCAACTTTTCCTATAGCAATATCAGGTCTGCAGCTGAAAGAATAATGGACATCAGGTTTAGCCCATTACTGTCTGCTGCGGGACGGGCACTCTATAGCGAAAATAATATTTACCACCGCTCACAGCAAGGTTACAGTGGACTTAACTTTGAACAGTTAGCCGCTGAAAAAGCCTGCGGTATCTATCAACGTATCCCCGGCAGCTGGGAGCACCCATTTCCTCCACCCTTTCCTTTAGCCGCCATTGCCTTGCCTATACGTTTTAAACAAAAAACAGTTGCGGCTATTAATCTCTATTGGAGCACTCAGCTTCCACCTTCGAGCCAAATTCCCCCGTTTAAGTTAACCGCATTACATAATGCAAGAAATACCTTAGAAAAAATGCTACAGCAAGAGAGTGTTTGCCGTAAAACGCTGCCGCAACTGCTCCAGCAGGAATGGTAA
- a CDS encoding GGDEF domain-containing protein → MANLFTKASEILFESYLYPSLIKEGFLDETQAVILTANKTRTPVTLNTRLSHDDKVYWSLFISEKRDKLHQELITTRDELEQQTKNLTKLSSVDDLTSLLNRREATRRIHDLMGEASYLHPLTILLIDIDHFKKVNDTYGHQTGDLILKQVAQRLEANFPENHVICRWGGEEFLIALANTDMQTVIMFDKTFHQDLHRVTLNDYHLKVSIGVAEYTGQHLEITLERLIHQADIALYEAKNSGRNKTCFFRQLGIDENHAF, encoded by the coding sequence GTGGCAAATTTATTCACTAAAGCTAGTGAAATCCTATTTGAAAGCTACCTTTACCCCTCTTTAATCAAAGAGGGGTTTCTTGATGAAACGCAGGCAGTTATCCTGACGGCAAACAAAACACGAACGCCAGTCACGCTTAACACTCGCCTCTCTCATGACGATAAAGTCTATTGGTCTCTGTTCATATCAGAGAAACGGGATAAGTTGCATCAAGAGCTGATCACCACGCGGGACGAATTAGAACAACAAACCAAAAATCTAACCAAACTCTCTAGTGTAGACGATCTCACCAGTCTGCTGAATCGGCGTGAAGCTACGCGTCGAATACACGATTTAATGGGCGAAGCGAGTTATCTGCACCCACTGACCATATTGTTGATCGACATTGATCACTTTAAGAAAGTCAACGACACCTATGGACATCAAACAGGCGATCTAATATTAAAGCAGGTTGCTCAACGTCTTGAGGCAAACTTTCCGGAGAATCACGTTATTTGTCGATGGGGTGGTGAAGAGTTTCTCATCGCTTTAGCAAATACCGATATGCAAACCGTCATCATGTTTGACAAAACATTCCACCAAGACCTGCATCGCGTGACGCTAAATGACTATCATCTCAAGGTCAGCATCGGTGTCGCAGAATATACAGGGCAGCATTTAGAAATCACCTTAGAACGGCTCATTCATCAAGCCGATATCGCCTTATACGAAGCAAAAAACAGCGGTCGCAACAAAACCTGCTTCTTCAGACAGTTAGGGATAGATGAAAATCACGCCTTCTAA
- a CDS encoding amidase encodes MSSSIDLTRRQLIKNGGQLGVLAAAVQVTPSWALSAQNGVNSPDQLLKLSAVDLSQIIKNKQVSCFEVMNSYLAQIDTYNPTYNAVVSLRDRNILLQEAHKADQELAKGHYRGWMHGMPHAVKDLAATAGIATTMGSPILKNWVPKHDAIFVERIRNAGAILIGKTNTPEFGLGSQTYNNVFGVTRNAYNHELCAGGSSGGAAVAVATGMVPVADGSDMMGSLRNPAAYNNIIGFRPTQGRVPFGPTSEVFFQQLGYEGPMGRTVQDTAMLLSTMAGYDSRTPLSLPSNTQVFSQNLDVDTKGIKVAWLGDFNGYLSMEPGVLSTCEQALKHFEVLGGHVETVNMQHPMEEVWQAWLTLRHFLIAGGVNDLYKKQANRSLMKPEAIWEIEGGLELSGMDVFEASKARSRWYQALDALFDRFDVVALPSAQVFPFSANTHWPKEINGRQMDTYHRWMEVVVPGTLSGCPVANVPAGFDPQGRPMGIQLIGRHQQDLKVLQIAKAYEQVCGYLQHKPELSRIKGK; translated from the coding sequence GTGAGTTCTTCAATTGATTTAACCCGTAGACAATTAATAAAAAATGGCGGTCAGTTAGGGGTACTGGCAGCAGCTGTTCAGGTGACCCCAAGTTGGGCCTTATCTGCACAGAATGGAGTCAACTCCCCTGATCAACTCTTGAAATTGAGTGCTGTAGATCTGTCCCAAATCATCAAAAATAAGCAGGTCAGTTGTTTCGAGGTCATGAACAGCTACTTGGCTCAAATTGATACCTATAATCCAACTTACAATGCGGTGGTTTCTTTAAGAGACAGAAACATTCTATTGCAGGAAGCCCATAAGGCTGACCAGGAGCTGGCAAAAGGCCATTATCGTGGTTGGATGCATGGCATGCCTCATGCTGTTAAAGACCTAGCGGCTACAGCGGGTATTGCAACGACCATGGGGTCTCCAATCCTGAAGAATTGGGTCCCCAAACACGACGCTATTTTTGTTGAGCGTATCCGAAATGCTGGTGCTATTTTAATCGGAAAAACCAATACCCCGGAATTTGGGTTGGGTTCTCAAACGTATAATAACGTCTTTGGTGTCACCCGAAACGCATACAACCATGAACTGTGTGCCGGTGGCAGTAGTGGTGGGGCAGCTGTCGCTGTTGCAACAGGTATGGTACCTGTCGCCGACGGCAGTGACATGATGGGCTCTTTGCGTAACCCTGCGGCCTATAACAATATTATCGGTTTCAGACCCACTCAAGGACGAGTCCCCTTTGGTCCTACAAGTGAGGTCTTTTTCCAGCAACTGGGTTATGAAGGGCCGATGGGAAGAACGGTACAGGATACCGCAATGCTGTTATCCACAATGGCTGGATACGATTCAAGAACACCATTATCCCTGCCTTCTAATACCCAGGTGTTCAGTCAAAACTTAGATGTAGATACCAAAGGTATTAAGGTAGCGTGGCTAGGTGACTTCAATGGTTATCTGTCCATGGAGCCTGGCGTACTCTCCACATGTGAACAAGCATTGAAGCACTTCGAAGTACTAGGTGGGCACGTAGAAACTGTTAATATGCAGCATCCTATGGAAGAGGTCTGGCAAGCTTGGTTGACATTACGTCACTTCCTGATCGCAGGTGGTGTAAACGATCTGTATAAGAAACAAGCCAATCGTTCCCTCATGAAGCCAGAAGCTATATGGGAGATTGAAGGCGGACTGGAGCTCTCTGGAATGGATGTCTTTGAGGCTTCTAAAGCCAGAAGTAGATGGTATCAAGCCCTAGATGCACTGTTTGATCGTTTTGATGTTGTCGCGTTGCCCTCTGCCCAAGTTTTCCCATTTAGCGCAAATACTCATTGGCCGAAAGAAATTAATGGCCGTCAAATGGATACCTATCATCGCTGGATGGAAGTGGTTGTTCCCGGCACGCTCAGTGGTTGTCCTGTTGCTAATGTTCCTGCAGGTTTTGACCCACAAGGCAGACCAATGGGAATTCAGTTGATTGGTCGACATCAACAAGATCTTAAGGTACTTCAGATTGCCAAGGCTTATGAGCAGGTATGTGGTTATCTACAGCATAAACCTGAACTAAGCAGAATTAAGGGCAAATGA
- a CDS encoding TRAP transporter small permease, translating into MLLCAVVITRYFFPHAFPDWGTEVIIYLTVWALFLSIGELALNAGHVNADFVVAQLSTKKQRTLGILATLMGLTFSVLFFYQGYAVVEFAHMLGEEGDSTLRLPKWIYYLALPTGMALQCIAYLTRLWCELVNSNQLPSASHSDELLGD; encoded by the coding sequence TTGCTCCTATGTGCGGTGGTCATTACACGCTACTTTTTTCCCCACGCATTCCCTGATTGGGGCACTGAGGTCATCATCTATTTAACGGTATGGGCTCTGTTTTTATCAATCGGAGAACTCGCGTTGAACGCGGGACATGTCAATGCCGACTTTGTCGTTGCCCAATTATCAACCAAAAAACAACGCACACTGGGTATCCTTGCTACGCTTATGGGTTTGACTTTTTCTGTACTGTTTTTCTACCAAGGATACGCGGTTGTCGAATTTGCTCACATGCTAGGTGAGGAAGGAGACAGCACTCTGAGGCTCCCCAAATGGATCTACTATTTGGCACTTCCTACCGGGATGGCGCTTCAGTGCATCGCCTATCTCACACGTCTCTGGTGTGAGCTTGTCAACTCGAATCAGTTGCCATCGGCTTCCCATTCAGACGAACTGCTTGGAGACTAA
- a CDS encoding mechanosensitive ion channel, with protein MKFIEPLYERAQSMWLGTIEVLPLLFIAVVVLILTWFLSAVLTKLLRQSLKRANIRPSLRDLFITLSKVTLWTIGVLFAVTIIFPSLTPAKLLTVLGLGSVAVGLAFKDIFENFFAGILIMLRKPMRINDYVKCEGVSGRVEKITVRETYLRKIDDQLIVVPNSFLFKNPVYILTDLGSRRFDLVVGVAYGEDVDKAREVITKALESIEEIDQKRGVEVYAREFNSSSLDFTVRWWAQSDPLSLHVSRDKVVTAIKYALDNAGIEIPFPYRTLTFKEPLTLNSGKEGPAAQENGKNKP; from the coding sequence ATGAAATTTATCGAACCGCTGTATGAAAGAGCTCAGAGTATGTGGCTGGGCACAATAGAAGTACTGCCTTTATTGTTCATCGCGGTCGTGGTGTTGATTCTGACTTGGTTTTTGTCTGCGGTTTTAACCAAGCTGCTAAGACAATCGTTAAAAAGAGCCAATATACGACCTTCGTTGCGCGATCTATTCATTACCCTAAGCAAGGTAACGCTATGGACGATCGGCGTGCTGTTTGCAGTGACGATTATTTTCCCCAGCCTCACACCGGCTAAGTTATTAACCGTCTTGGGTTTAGGATCAGTGGCGGTCGGCTTGGCGTTTAAAGATATATTTGAAAACTTCTTTGCTGGTATCTTGATCATGCTGCGTAAACCTATGCGGATCAATGATTATGTGAAATGCGAAGGGGTCAGTGGTCGAGTTGAAAAGATCACCGTACGAGAAACCTACCTGCGAAAAATCGACGATCAACTCATCGTCGTGCCGAATAGTTTTCTGTTTAAAAATCCTGTCTACATATTGACGGACCTAGGTAGTCGTCGCTTCGATCTGGTGGTTGGCGTGGCATATGGCGAAGATGTAGATAAAGCTCGTGAGGTCATTACCAAAGCATTAGAAAGTATTGAAGAGATAGACCAAAAACGCGGCGTCGAAGTGTATGCTCGTGAATTTAATTCTTCCTCTTTAGATTTTACTGTTCGCTGGTGGGCGCAATCTGATCCACTTAGCCTGCACGTTAGCCGAGACAAAGTGGTAACGGCCATTAAATACGCGCTAGACAACGCCGGTATCGAAATTCCTTTCCCATATCGTACGCTGACGTTTAAGGAGCCTCTAACGCTCAATAGCGGTAAAGAAGGGCCTGCGGCGCAGGAAAATGGGAAAAATAAGCCATAG
- a CDS encoding DMT family transporter: MNPSNTEEGSRLVGKGVLLCLAAMLVFASQDAVTKILVQDMSVAQVVLVRYWVFAVFAIVWVMRKSTIRHALRSVRPKLQILRSLLSIAEIAIFNLALRHLGLAESHSLMAVFPLLAIALAAPILGERVSLKSWLAVCAGFIGTLIILRPGLDVFKPESLIPLSAALCFAGYHVVTRQVSSAGDGFNTNILYMALVGCVCATVFGVTVWREPSMQEWILLAVISVLSVAAQLLLVKALEYAPASVLQPFNYSLLVFATVIGFLVFRELPDRWTIIGAGIVIASGLYVIYLQRRHD; this comes from the coding sequence ATGAATCCATCGAACACGGAAGAGGGCTCCCGCTTAGTAGGAAAAGGCGTGTTGTTGTGCCTAGCTGCTATGTTGGTATTTGCCTCGCAAGATGCCGTGACGAAAATTCTTGTGCAGGACATGTCGGTGGCACAAGTTGTCTTAGTGCGTTATTGGGTATTTGCTGTGTTTGCGATCGTGTGGGTGATGCGCAAGAGTACGATTCGTCATGCGCTACGATCAGTTCGTCCTAAGTTACAAATATTACGTTCCTTATTATCCATTGCTGAAATTGCGATTTTTAACTTGGCGTTACGTCATCTTGGTTTGGCTGAATCCCATTCCTTAATGGCGGTGTTTCCATTGCTGGCTATTGCCTTGGCGGCGCCCATTTTAGGAGAGCGAGTAAGTCTGAAATCTTGGCTGGCCGTGTGTGCTGGTTTTATCGGAACATTGATTATCCTTCGACCTGGTTTGGACGTTTTTAAACCTGAGTCTCTGATACCGCTCAGTGCCGCCTTATGTTTTGCTGGTTATCATGTGGTCACTCGTCAAGTAAGTTCGGCGGGCGATGGTTTTAATACCAACATACTCTATATGGCCTTGGTCGGGTGTGTGTGTGCAACCGTTTTTGGCGTCACCGTATGGCGTGAGCCGAGTATGCAGGAATGGATTCTATTGGCCGTGATTTCGGTGTTGAGTGTGGCCGCTCAGCTATTGTTAGTGAAAGCCCTAGAGTACGCGCCAGCCTCCGTGTTACAGCCGTTCAATTACAGCCTATTGGTGTTTGCCACTGTTATTGGCTTTTTAGTATTCAGAGAGCTACCAGACAGATGGACCATTATTGGGGCGGGGATTGTCATTGCCAGTGGTTTGTATGTGATTTACTTGCAACGCCGCCACGATTAA